A single region of the bacterium genome encodes:
- a CDS encoding cytochrome D1 domain-containing protein: MNRCIAAGIAAVLAVGLLSMGAWGAARSRLLYVFNVGSKDVSIIDTESNTKVGTKKLGAAVRWLSNEQDFYDGRLAWTYEDLDDGQVDMLAIDLAAMRVIKRIRLGAGPGFSVVLTHDRTRALADVAGDNKIAVVDTKTFKIVQRIPVGTFPCDLDNTRDGHFAYLPERDQDTVAMLDMHTLRIVKRIAMGKHTEPHMLRVSRDDKAVWVANAEANSLVVLDAKTLSPLAKLPMGKVPVTFAFSPDRRVAYVSHYDDNFVSVVDTATYREVGRIKVAQGLAVVTFRPDGKFAYVAARNANAVAVIDTENRKVVKMIPSGDTPWGLIIAPASP, from the coding sequence ATGAACCGCTGCATCGCCGCCGGCATAGCTGCAGTGCTGGCTGTGGGCCTGCTGAGCATGGGTGCTTGGGGGGCAGCGCGCAGCCGTCTACTGTACGTGTTCAATGTAGGCTCCAAAGACGTCTCCATCATCGATACGGAAAGCAATACCAAGGTTGGCACGAAGAAGCTGGGCGCGGCGGTGCGATGGCTCTCCAACGAACAAGACTTCTACGATGGGCGCCTCGCCTGGACGTATGAGGACCTCGACGACGGCCAGGTGGATATGCTCGCCATCGATCTCGCCGCTATGAGGGTGATCAAGCGTATCCGGCTCGGGGCCGGGCCCGGATTCAGCGTGGTGCTCACCCATGATCGGACCCGGGCCCTGGCAGACGTCGCCGGTGACAACAAGATTGCGGTCGTTGACACGAAGACCTTCAAGATCGTGCAGCGGATACCTGTGGGCACATTCCCCTGCGATCTCGATAATACCAGAGACGGCCATTTTGCCTACCTCCCCGAGCGGGACCAAGATACCGTTGCCATGCTCGACATGCACACCCTGCGAATCGTGAAACGCATCGCGATGGGGAAGCACACGGAACCCCACATGCTTCGCGTCTCTCGCGACGACAAGGCCGTGTGGGTGGCGAACGCCGAGGCCAACTCCCTGGTGGTTTTGGACGCCAAGACGTTGAGCCCGCTGGCCAAACTTCCCATGGGCAAGGTCCCCGTGACCTTCGCGTTCTCTCCCGATCGCCGGGTCGCGTATGTTTCGCACTACGATGATAACTTCGTTTCGGTCGTGGACACTGCGACGTACAGGGAGGTCGGCCGCATCAAGGTGGCCCAGGGCCTTGCGGTCGTAACGTTCAGACCCGACGGGAAGTTTGCTTACGTGGCGGCGAGAAATGCCAATGCGGTCGCTGTGATCGACACGGAGAACCGCAAAGTGGTGAAAATGATTCCGAGTGGAGACACCCCTTGGGGGCTGATCATCGCTCCTGCGTCGCCATGA
- a CDS encoding sulfurtransferase TusA family protein, producing the protein MKLDVRGEICPYPVQKVVEALDRLPAGEELEILTDHPPSLEMVRTIAGQRGFAMRVEDAGSGEWRITLAKKEGRLR; encoded by the coding sequence ATGAAGCTTGACGTTCGAGGGGAGATCTGTCCGTACCCGGTGCAGAAGGTCGTGGAGGCGCTGGATCGGCTTCCCGCCGGCGAGGAGCTCGAGATCCTTACCGATCATCCCCCGAGCCTGGAGATGGTTCGGACCATCGCCGGCCAACGCGGGTTCGCGATGCGGGTTGAGGACGCCGGCTCGGGGGAGTGGCGGATCACCCTTGCGAAGAAAGAGGGGAGGCTCCGATGA